A section of the Vibrio vulnificus CMCP6 genome encodes:
- the bamB gene encoding outer membrane protein assembly factor BamB has translation MKKMVRKALLGMITVGVLAGCASEEDTIVMAPLPQVNSQFTPQSAWSTSVGNGVGHYFSKLSPEYAYDKLFIASRDGVVRALEPTSGKQLWSQNVKQGDTARLSGGLTAAYGHVYIGSENGDLIALDEATGEVSWRISVVGEILAKPVAENGLVIVNTSNGVLMAFDQDNGEQKWTISTEVPNLTLRGDSTPTAVSGGVFWGTANGRLAAAIVERGQLIWQQPVGTPKGATEIDRLVDVDSSPIVLGGMLYVVGYNGQLIALDLRSGNAVWKRNYSSAIDMATDGSRLFVVTDKDHVVAVDARSGTELWQNEQLEYRLLTAPVMVNNYLVVGDSQGYLHWLDRTTGEFVAQQMINDSGFAVGPTVLPDGYVITTRNGDVKKLTINE, from the coding sequence ATGAAGAAAATGGTCAGGAAAGCCTTATTAGGCATGATTACAGTGGGTGTGTTGGCGGGTTGTGCCAGTGAAGAAGACACCATTGTAATGGCGCCATTGCCACAGGTTAATAGCCAGTTCACTCCGCAATCAGCTTGGAGTACCAGTGTGGGGAACGGTGTAGGCCATTATTTCTCTAAACTCTCTCCTGAATATGCTTACGACAAGCTATTTATCGCCAGTCGTGATGGTGTGGTGAGAGCTCTGGAACCGACATCAGGTAAGCAACTGTGGAGCCAAAACGTCAAGCAAGGCGATACAGCGAGATTGTCTGGTGGCTTAACTGCGGCTTACGGCCATGTCTACATTGGCAGTGAAAATGGTGATCTGATCGCTTTGGACGAAGCGACTGGTGAAGTCTCTTGGCGCATCTCTGTAGTCGGCGAGATCTTAGCAAAGCCCGTTGCTGAAAATGGTCTAGTGATTGTGAATACCAGCAATGGCGTATTGATGGCCTTCGACCAAGACAATGGTGAACAAAAGTGGACCATCAGCACTGAAGTACCTAACTTGACTCTGCGCGGCGATAGTACGCCGACGGCGGTATCAGGTGGTGTGTTTTGGGGAACGGCGAATGGCCGTTTAGCGGCTGCTATTGTTGAGCGTGGTCAGTTGATCTGGCAACAGCCTGTTGGTACACCAAAAGGTGCGACTGAAATCGATCGTTTAGTGGATGTGGATTCATCGCCAATCGTGCTTGGCGGCATGCTTTACGTTGTTGGTTACAATGGCCAACTTATCGCACTCGATTTACGTTCAGGCAATGCCGTTTGGAAGCGTAATTATTCGTCAGCCATTGATATGGCGACCGATGGCAGTCGACTTTTTGTTGTCACTGATAAAGATCATGTGGTTGCTGTCGATGCACGTAGCGGAACCGAGCTGTGGCAAAATGAACAGCTAGAGTATCGTTTGTTGACCGCCCCTGTCATGGTGAATAACTACTTAGTTGTTGGAGACAGCCAAGGCTATTTGCATTGGTTAGATCGTACTACTGGTGAGTTCGTGGCTCAGCAGATGATCAATGACAGTGGTTTCGCCGTTGGCCCAACAGTATTGCCAGATGGCTATGTCATTACAACGCGCAATGGCGATGTAAAGAAACTGACGATCAACGAATAA
- the hisS gene encoding histidine--tRNA ligase: protein MAKTIQAIRGMNDCLPTQSPLWQKLEGAVKNVISAYGYNEMRMPIVEMTHLFSRAIGEVTDVVEKEMYTFEDRNGDSLTLRPEGTAGCVRAGIENGLLYNQEQRVWYMGPMFRHERPQKGRYRQFHQCGVEVFGLNGPDVDAELIMMTARLWRELGIDKHVRLELNSIGSLEARANYRTALIAFLEQHIDVLDEDCKRRMHTNPLRVLDTKNPDVQAILGDAPRLSDYLDPESTQHFAGLCELLDAAGIEYTVNERLVRGLDYYNRTVFEWITESLGSQGTVCGGGRYDGLVEQLGGKATPAVGFAMGLERLVLMLETLELTDVRRSVDVYVVTAGEGTMMAGMKLAEQVREAIPGVRVMNHFGGGNFKKQFKRADKVGAVVALVLGENEVADNTVVLKDLAGGEQVTYSQQEIASKIAELI from the coding sequence GTGGCAAAAACAATCCAAGCAATTCGAGGCATGAATGATTGTCTCCCAACTCAATCACCACTGTGGCAGAAGCTAGAAGGCGCAGTGAAGAACGTAATTAGCGCATACGGTTACAATGAAATGCGCATGCCAATCGTTGAGATGACGCATCTATTTAGCCGTGCTATTGGCGAAGTAACCGATGTGGTGGAAAAAGAGATGTACACCTTTGAAGACCGCAATGGTGACAGCTTAACATTACGTCCAGAAGGCACCGCGGGTTGTGTGCGTGCCGGTATTGAAAACGGTTTGTTGTACAACCAAGAACAGCGCGTTTGGTACATGGGTCCTATGTTCCGCCACGAGCGCCCACAAAAAGGCCGTTACCGTCAATTCCACCAGTGTGGTGTAGAAGTTTTTGGTCTTAATGGTCCTGACGTCGATGCAGAGCTGATCATGATGACTGCACGTCTTTGGCGTGAACTTGGCATTGATAAACATGTGCGTCTAGAACTGAACTCGATTGGTTCGTTGGAAGCGCGCGCAAACTATCGCACTGCACTGATCGCATTTCTTGAGCAACATATTGATGTGTTGGATGAAGATTGCAAACGTCGTATGCATACTAACCCACTACGTGTATTGGATACCAAGAATCCAGATGTACAAGCGATTTTGGGTGATGCGCCACGTTTGTCTGACTACTTAGATCCAGAGTCAACGCAACATTTTGCGGGTTTGTGTGAACTTCTTGACGCGGCGGGTATCGAATACACAGTCAACGAACGCTTAGTTCGTGGCCTGGATTACTACAACCGCACGGTTTTTGAATGGATCACGGAAAGCCTAGGCTCTCAAGGTACTGTTTGTGGTGGTGGCCGTTACGATGGCCTAGTAGAGCAACTTGGTGGCAAAGCTACACCAGCGGTGGGTTTTGCAATGGGCTTAGAGCGTTTAGTGCTAATGTTGGAAACGTTAGAGCTGACGGATGTTCGTCGTAGTGTGGACGTTTACGTCGTCACTGCGGGTGAAGGCACTATGATGGCTGGCATGAAGTTGGCGGAACAAGTTCGTGAAGCCATTCCTGGGGTTCGCGTGATGAACCACTTTGGTGGTGGTAACTTTAAGAAACAATTTAAACGTGCTGACAAAGTGGGCGCGGTTGTTGCCCTAGTACTGGGTGAGAATGAAGTTGCAGACAACACCGTTGTATTGAAAGATCTCGCTGGTGGTGAGCAAGTTACGTATTCACAGCAAGAGATTGCCAGCAAAATTGCTGAGCTGATTTAA
- the iscX gene encoding Fe-S cluster assembly protein IscX: MKWTDSRDIAIELCERFPDMDPKTVRFTDLHQWILEIEDFDDEPNHSNEKILEAVILCWLDEWE; the protein is encoded by the coding sequence ATGAAATGGACAGATTCACGTGATATCGCCATCGAGCTCTGCGAACGATTTCCAGATATGGATCCAAAAACGGTGCGTTTTACCGATCTGCATCAGTGGATTTTAGAGATTGAAGATTTTGATGACGAGCCCAATCATTCCAATGAAAAGATCCTCGAAGCGGTGATTCTTTGCTGGTTGGATGAATGGGAATAA
- a CDS encoding bifunctional tRNA (adenosine(37)-C2)-methyltransferase TrmG/ribosomal RNA large subunit methyltransferase RlmN: MSTEKINLLDFDRKGMRELFAQELGEKAFRADQVMKWIYHFGVDDFDNMTNINKQLREKLKQKCEIVAPVVSEAQHSSDGTIKWAMRVGDQDVETVYIPEEDRATLCVSSQVGCALECKFCSTAQQGFNRNLKVSEIIGQVWRAAREVGLEKETGRRPITNVVMMGMGEPLLNMKNLIPALEIMLDDLGFGLSKRRVTVSTSGVVSGLDQMTGKIDVALAISLHAPNDKLRSEIMPINDRWDIQDFLASVRRYIASSNANRGKVTVEYVLLDHVNDGTEHAHELAQLMKDTPCKINLIPFNPYPGSPYKKPSNSRIDRFQKTLMQYEHTVTIRKTRGDDIDAACGQLVGDVIDRTKRTAMLKAAKGETIEVKAL; the protein is encoded by the coding sequence ATGAGCACTGAAAAAATTAATCTACTCGACTTTGATCGCAAAGGCATGCGTGAACTGTTCGCCCAAGAGTTAGGCGAAAAAGCGTTTCGTGCTGATCAGGTAATGAAGTGGATCTACCATTTCGGTGTGGATGATTTCGATAACATGACCAACATCAACAAGCAGTTGAGAGAGAAGCTTAAGCAGAAATGCGAGATCGTCGCACCTGTTGTTTCAGAAGCTCAACACTCATCAGATGGCACCATCAAGTGGGCCATGCGTGTTGGTGATCAAGATGTTGAAACGGTCTATATCCCAGAAGAAGACCGCGCAACGCTTTGTGTTTCATCTCAAGTAGGTTGTGCACTGGAATGTAAATTCTGTTCAACGGCGCAGCAAGGTTTCAACCGTAACTTAAAAGTGTCAGAAATCATCGGTCAGGTGTGGCGTGCGGCACGTGAAGTGGGGCTTGAGAAAGAGACTGGGCGTCGTCCGATTACCAACGTGGTGATGATGGGCATGGGCGAACCGTTGCTGAACATGAAAAACCTCATTCCTGCTTTGGAAATTATGCTGGATGATCTGGGCTTTGGTCTCTCTAAACGCCGCGTGACAGTGTCGACTTCGGGTGTGGTTTCTGGCTTAGATCAGATGACGGGCAAAATTGACGTCGCACTGGCGATTTCTTTGCATGCACCTAATGACAAACTGCGCAGTGAAATTATGCCGATCAACGATCGTTGGGATATTCAGGATTTCTTAGCATCAGTGCGTCGTTACATTGCTTCTTCCAATGCCAACCGCGGTAAAGTGACGGTGGAATACGTGCTACTTGATCATGTTAACGATGGTACTGAACATGCTCATGAGCTTGCGCAGTTGATGAAGGATACACCTTGTAAAATCAACTTGATTCCATTTAACCCATACCCAGGATCACCGTATAAGAAACCAAGCAACTCACGTATTGATCGTTTCCAAAAGACATTGATGCAATATGAGCATACGGTGACGATTCGTAAGACGCGCGGTGATGATATTGATGCCGCATGTGGTCAGTTAGTGGGTGACGTGATCGACCGAACCAAGCGTACCGCCATGCTGAAAGCGGCCAAAGGTGAGACCATCGAGGTTAAAGCGCTGTAA
- the der gene encoding ribosome biogenesis GTPase Der — MIPVVALVGRPNVGKSTLFNRLTRSRDALVADFPGLTRDRKYGQAKVGEHDFIVIDTGGIDGSEEGVETKMAEQSLAAIREADVVLFMVDGRAGLTPSDEAIAAHLRKIEKATMLVVNKVDGIDADAASADFWQLGVDEMYQIAAAHGRGVTALIERALDPFFDNLLSANNEGEIEDLTDMEDEDAEQQEYSEEDAEESLKRLQDQPIKLAIIGRPNVGKSTLTNRILGEERVVVYDMPGTTRDSIYIPMERDGREYVLIDTAGVRRRGKVHETVEKFSVVKTLKAVEDANVVLLVIDARENISDQDLSLLGFALNAGRSIVLAVNKWDGLDNEVKENVKKELDRRLGFVDFARIHFISALHGTGVGHLFESVQEAYRSATTRVGTSVLTRIMKMATEDHQPPMVRGRRVKLKYAHAGGYNPPIVVIHGNQVRELPDSYKRYLMNYFRKSLDIMGTPIRIQFQNSDNPFENRVNKMTLSQERARKRMMSAVKNRKK, encoded by the coding sequence ATGATACCTGTTGTTGCTCTAGTCGGTCGTCCAAACGTAGGTAAATCTACGTTGTTTAACCGATTGACTCGCTCTCGTGACGCATTGGTGGCGGACTTTCCCGGTCTGACTCGTGACCGTAAATATGGTCAAGCCAAAGTAGGTGAGCACGACTTTATTGTGATTGATACGGGTGGTATCGATGGTTCTGAAGAAGGCGTTGAAACCAAAATGGCAGAACAGTCACTTGCTGCGATCCGCGAAGCTGACGTTGTGTTGTTCATGGTGGATGGTCGCGCAGGATTGACGCCATCCGATGAGGCGATTGCTGCCCATTTACGTAAAATCGAAAAAGCCACCATGCTGGTGGTAAACAAAGTGGATGGCATTGATGCGGATGCTGCCAGCGCAGACTTTTGGCAACTGGGCGTTGATGAGATGTACCAAATTGCCGCAGCGCATGGACGTGGTGTGACTGCGCTGATTGAACGTGCACTCGATCCATTCTTTGACAATCTTCTCAGTGCCAACAACGAAGGTGAGATCGAAGATCTGACCGATATGGAAGATGAAGACGCAGAACAGCAAGAGTACTCTGAAGAAGATGCCGAAGAGTCACTGAAACGACTGCAAGACCAGCCAATTAAGCTTGCTATTATTGGTCGTCCGAACGTGGGTAAATCAACGCTGACTAACCGTATTTTGGGTGAAGAACGCGTTGTTGTGTACGATATGCCAGGAACCACACGTGACTCCATTTACATTCCAATGGAACGTGATGGTCGCGAATACGTGTTGATCGACACCGCAGGTGTTCGTCGTCGCGGTAAAGTACATGAAACGGTTGAAAAATTCTCTGTTGTTAAAACATTGAAAGCCGTTGAAGATGCCAACGTTGTACTGTTAGTGATTGACGCTCGTGAAAACATCTCGGATCAGGACTTGAGCTTATTGGGCTTCGCACTTAATGCGGGTCGTTCTATCGTGCTGGCCGTGAACAAGTGGGATGGCTTGGATAACGAAGTGAAAGAGAATGTGAAGAAAGAGCTCGATCGTCGTCTTGGCTTCGTCGATTTTGCTCGCATCCACTTCATCTCTGCGTTGCACGGTACTGGTGTAGGCCATTTGTTTGAATCAGTACAAGAAGCTTACCGATCTGCAACCACTCGTGTAGGAACATCTGTACTGACGCGTATCATGAAGATGGCAACGGAAGATCACCAACCACCGATGGTTCGTGGCCGTCGTGTGAAACTGAAATATGCGCACGCAGGTGGTTATAACCCGCCAATCGTGGTGATCCATGGTAACCAAGTTCGCGAATTGCCGGATTCTTACAAACGTTATCTAATGAACTACTTCCGTAAGTCACTAGATATCATGGGTACGCCGATTCGTATTCAGTTCCAAAACAGTGATAACCCGTTTGAGAACCGTGTCAACAAGATGACCCTTTCTCAAGAGCGTGCACGTAAGCGCATGATGAGCGCGGTAAAAAATCGCAAGAAATAA
- the ndk gene encoding nucleoside-diphosphate kinase yields MALERTFSIIKPDAVERNLIGEIYHRIEKAGLRIIAAKMVHLNDEQASGFYAEHEGKEFFPALKEFMTSGPIMVQVLEGENAIARYRELMGKTNPEEAACGTIRADYALSMRHNSVHGSDSPASAAREIAFFFPESEICPR; encoded by the coding sequence ATGGCTCTAGAAAGAACATTTTCGATCATTAAGCCTGACGCTGTAGAACGCAACTTAATCGGTGAAATTTACCACCGCATTGAGAAGGCGGGATTACGCATCATCGCGGCAAAAATGGTGCATCTTAATGATGAGCAAGCAAGTGGCTTTTACGCTGAGCACGAAGGAAAAGAATTTTTCCCAGCATTGAAAGAGTTCATGACTTCAGGACCCATCATGGTTCAGGTTCTAGAAGGCGAAAATGCCATTGCACGTTACCGTGAATTGATGGGTAAAACCAACCCAGAAGAAGCAGCTTGTGGCACCATTCGCGCCGACTATGCACTGAGTATGCGTCACAACTCCGTTCACGGCAGTGACAGCCCAGCATCAGCAGCGCGTGAAATTGCTTTTTTCTTCCCGGAGTCGGAAATCTGCCCTCGTTAA
- a CDS encoding YfgM family protein has protein sequence MEVYNTEEEQVEAIKDWWKENGKAVIIGAVVGLGGLFGWRYYQDSVTQAREAASQNYTSAINALQAKGAEAAADVEAFIASNDVKEYSVLAALQLAKAQVTAGDLNAALTQLKWAQSNSKDAALIPLTTYRIARVEAELGNFDAAKAELAKVTDASWTGRVAELRGDIALRQGDKEAAYAAYSEAQQAADAGQTLQMKLDDLAK, from the coding sequence GTGGAAGTTTACAATACTGAAGAAGAACAAGTTGAAGCGATAAAAGATTGGTGGAAAGAGAACGGCAAAGCCGTGATCATCGGTGCCGTTGTTGGTCTCGGTGGTCTATTTGGCTGGCGTTACTACCAAGATAGCGTAACGCAAGCGCGTGAAGCTGCTTCACAAAATTATACTTCCGCAATTAATGCATTACAGGCGAAAGGCGCTGAAGCGGCTGCGGATGTTGAAGCTTTCATTGCCTCTAATGATGTCAAAGAGTATTCGGTACTAGCAGCGTTACAACTGGCTAAGGCACAAGTAACCGCTGGTGATCTTAATGCTGCACTGACCCAGCTAAAATGGGCTCAGAGCAACAGCAAAGATGCGGCGCTTATTCCGTTAACGACTTACCGTATTGCGCGAGTAGAAGCAGAGTTAGGCAATTTTGATGCAGCAAAAGCTGAGTTAGCAAAAGTGACAGACGCTAGCTGGACGGGTCGTGTAGCAGAATTGCGTGGTGATATTGCTTTGCGTCAGGGTGACAAAGAAGCCGCTTATGCTGCTTACTCTGAAGCGCAACAAGCCGCTGATGCAGGTCAAACTCTGCAAATGAAATTGGATGATCTGGCAAAATAA
- the pepB gene encoding aminopeptidase PepB — MSTQMSVFLSHEVAAPQWGEKALVSFNEQGALIHTGESTDLTKIQRAARKFDVQGIKSVVLAGDGWDVEAIWAFHQGYRNPKKYSQLEWVALEEKAQAELEARIKATEFTRDIINKPAEEVAPRQLATMAAEFIRSVAPEGTVTARIVKDKDLLAEGWEGIYAVGRGSDRTSAMLQLDFNPTGDENAPVWACLVGKGITFDSGGYSIKASNFMDSMKADMGGSGTITGGLGLAIMRGLNKRVKLILCCAENMISGRALKLGDVITYKNGKTVEIMNTDAEGRLVLADGLIYASEQNPELIIDCATLTGAAKNALGNDYHALLTFDQALAQEALKSAAEEKEGLWPLPLAEFHREMLPSNFADLSNIGGGDYSPGASTAAAFLSYFVQDYQKGWLHFDCSGTYRKSASDKWSAGATGMGVCTLANLLVEQANK, encoded by the coding sequence ATGTCTACACAGATGTCTGTATTTTTAAGTCACGAAGTCGCTGCTCCACAGTGGGGCGAGAAAGCACTGGTATCATTCAATGAGCAGGGCGCTCTTATCCATACAGGCGAAAGTACGGATTTAACTAAAATCCAACGTGCAGCGCGTAAGTTTGATGTGCAAGGCATCAAGAGCGTGGTGTTGGCTGGTGACGGTTGGGATGTGGAAGCGATTTGGGCTTTCCACCAAGGTTATCGTAATCCGAAAAAATACAGCCAACTTGAGTGGGTTGCGCTAGAAGAGAAAGCACAAGCAGAGCTGGAAGCACGCATTAAAGCCACTGAGTTTACTCGCGATATCATTAACAAACCGGCTGAAGAAGTCGCCCCTCGCCAACTTGCGACGATGGCGGCGGAATTTATTCGTTCTGTGGCTCCAGAAGGCACAGTGACAGCACGTATCGTCAAAGATAAAGATCTGCTTGCTGAAGGCTGGGAAGGCATTTACGCCGTAGGCCGTGGTTCTGATCGTACTTCAGCAATGCTTCAACTCGACTTTAACCCTACGGGTGATGAGAATGCGCCTGTTTGGGCATGTTTAGTCGGTAAAGGAATTACCTTTGACTCTGGCGGTTACAGTATCAAGGCGTCCAATTTCATGGATTCAATGAAAGCGGACATGGGCGGTTCGGGTACGATTACTGGTGGTCTAGGCCTCGCAATCATGCGCGGACTGAACAAGCGCGTAAAACTGATCCTATGCTGTGCGGAAAATATGATTTCTGGCCGAGCGTTGAAATTGGGTGATGTGATTACCTACAAAAACGGTAAGACAGTTGAAATCATGAACACCGACGCGGAAGGTCGCCTAGTACTTGCAGATGGCCTGATTTACGCCTCGGAACAAAATCCAGAGTTGATCATTGATTGCGCGACCTTAACGGGCGCGGCGAAAAATGCGCTAGGTAACGATTACCACGCGCTACTGACGTTTGACCAAGCACTTGCGCAAGAAGCGCTAAAGTCAGCAGCAGAAGAAAAAGAAGGTTTGTGGCCTCTGCCACTAGCAGAATTCCATCGTGAAATGCTGCCATCAAACTTTGCTGACCTGTCTAATATCGGTGGCGGTGATTACTCTCCTGGTGCCAGCACGGCTGCGGCATTTCTTTCTTACTTTGTGCAAGATTACCAAAAAGGTTGGTTGCACTTTGACTGCTCGGGGACTTACCGTAAGTCAGCCAGCGACAAATGGTCTGCGGGTGCGACAGGTATGGGGGTTTGTACTCTGGCCAACCTGTTAGTGGAACAAGCGAATAAGTAA
- the rodZ gene encoding cytoskeleton protein RodZ, which yields MTTDNDFLQDSATESLAIEQVGTLLKRQRESMGYTQKQVADRLRLRVNVIEQIDDNQLESGQVATFTRGYLRSYARLVGLDEKIILDALDNTGDAQHQEQEMQSFSRKTNTEKHNSRIMLITWGIFIIITGISSLWWWQNQQENSLAQSVNQAAQLENAVIEENEPPVLDDVVMQEMSMAEGDAQPEIATEVEVEPAQVETTESTPVEEAVESDAQAQLTPSVAEESLPLEAPKANGETALTMSFRSDCWVQVKDASGKTLISGIRKSGQDLNLSGQAPFNVILGAPEGVTMTFASEPVDLSRYTAGKVARFTLPL from the coding sequence ATGACTACAGATAACGATTTTTTACAAGACAGTGCCACAGAATCTCTCGCCATTGAACAAGTCGGTACCTTACTCAAACGCCAACGCGAATCAATGGGTTACACGCAAAAACAAGTCGCAGATCGATTACGTTTACGCGTTAACGTGATTGAACAGATCGACGACAACCAGCTTGAAAGTGGCCAAGTGGCGACCTTTACTCGCGGTTATTTGCGCTCTTACGCCAGATTGGTTGGTCTTGATGAAAAAATCATTCTTGATGCGCTAGACAATACTGGTGACGCGCAGCACCAAGAACAGGAGATGCAGAGCTTCTCACGTAAAACCAATACGGAGAAACACAATAGCCGCATCATGCTGATTACTTGGGGTATTTTTATCATTATTACGGGTATTTCTTCACTTTGGTGGTGGCAAAATCAGCAAGAGAACAGCTTAGCTCAGTCGGTCAATCAAGCCGCTCAACTTGAGAATGCAGTGATTGAAGAGAATGAGCCACCAGTGCTTGACGATGTTGTGATGCAAGAAATGAGTATGGCCGAAGGGGATGCTCAGCCAGAGATCGCGACAGAAGTGGAGGTTGAGCCTGCTCAGGTTGAGACAACGGAAAGCACTCCCGTTGAGGAAGCGGTGGAAAGTGATGCCCAAGCACAACTGACACCGTCAGTGGCAGAAGAATCACTCCCGTTAGAAGCACCCAAAGCCAATGGTGAAACCGCCTTAACAATGTCTTTTCGTTCGGACTGCTGGGTTCAAGTTAAAGATGCCAGTGGTAAGACATTGATTTCTGGTATCCGTAAATCGGGTCAAGATTTAAACCTCTCTGGTCAGGCCCCTTTTAACGTTATTTTGGGTGCGCCAGAAGGCGTGACCATGACATTTGCAAGTGAACCTGTCGACCTTTCTCGGTATACTGCAGGCAAAGTAGCTCGATTCACCTTACCTTTGTAA
- the ispG gene encoding flavodoxin-dependent (E)-4-hydroxy-3-methylbut-2-enyl-diphosphate synthase, with protein sequence MHNESPIIRRKSTRIYVGDVPIGDGAPIAVQSMTNTRTTDVAATVAQIKALENVGADIVRVSVPTMDAAEAFKLIKQQVSIPLVADIHFDYRIALKVAEYGVDCLRINPGNIGNEERIRSVVDCARDKNIPIRIGVNGGSLEKDLQMKYGEPTPEALVESAMRHVDILDRLNFDQFKVSVKASDVFLAVDSYRLLAKKIDQPLHLGITEAGGARAGAVKSAVGLGMLLAEGIGDTLRISLAANPVEEIKVGFDILKSLRIRSRGINFIACPSCSRQEFDVISTVNALEERLEDIITPMDVSIIGCVVNGPGEAEVSHLGLAGSNKKSAFYEDGKRQKERFDNEDLVNQLEAKIRAKAARMDESNRIDIKVQN encoded by the coding sequence ATGCACAACGAATCTCCAATTATCCGTCGTAAATCGACGCGAATTTATGTGGGCGATGTTCCAATCGGTGATGGTGCGCCAATCGCGGTGCAATCCATGACCAATACTCGCACCACGGACGTAGCAGCCACCGTTGCTCAAATTAAAGCATTGGAAAATGTCGGCGCCGACATTGTTCGTGTTTCTGTTCCGACGATGGATGCGGCTGAAGCTTTCAAGCTGATCAAACAGCAAGTATCGATTCCATTAGTCGCCGATATTCATTTTGATTATCGTATCGCACTGAAAGTGGCTGAATACGGGGTGGATTGTTTACGCATCAACCCAGGCAACATTGGTAATGAAGAGCGCATTCGCTCAGTCGTTGATTGCGCGCGTGACAAAAACATTCCAATTCGCATCGGTGTCAACGGTGGGTCGCTAGAGAAAGATCTGCAAATGAAGTATGGCGAGCCGACACCAGAAGCTTTGGTCGAGTCTGCCATGCGCCATGTCGATATTCTTGATCGCCTCAACTTTGATCAATTTAAAGTCAGTGTCAAAGCGTCAGACGTTTTCCTCGCGGTGGATTCTTACCGACTGTTGGCGAAGAAAATCGATCAACCTCTGCATCTCGGCATTACAGAAGCGGGTGGTGCTCGTGCTGGTGCAGTGAAATCAGCGGTTGGCTTAGGCATGCTTTTAGCGGAAGGTATTGGCGATACGCTACGTATCTCTTTGGCGGCGAACCCTGTTGAAGAGATCAAAGTGGGTTTTGATATTCTTAAGTCATTGCGAATTCGTTCGCGAGGCATCAACTTTATCGCGTGTCCATCGTGTTCACGTCAGGAATTTGATGTCATCAGCACGGTCAATGCACTGGAAGAGCGACTTGAAGACATCATTACTCCGATGGATGTCTCCATCATTGGTTGCGTTGTGAATGGTCCGGGTGAAGCTGAGGTATCGCATCTCGGTCTGGCTGGCAGCAACAAGAAGAGCGCTTTTTACGAAGATGGTAAACGTCAAAAAGAGCGCTTCGACAATGAAGATCTGGTGAATCAACTAGAAGCGAAGATCCGTGCCAAAGCGGCACGCATGGATGAAAGCAACCGCATCGACATTAAAGTGCAAAACTAA
- a CDS encoding metal-dependent hydrolase has translation MQITPTKVRFCHQTWQLESDIVLTSANEHSLYVVTQHTPFHPVSHIWPDHPADRGSLIADGKEWPIIGCWVGAVECSTGRLFVDQAIPVKRDTEGWSFVVVHEIEAERGQLSVGSKVRLSVDKEYQQSLSRGHSAGHLAYLALNKVLAQGYWRKDADRKDPHGYYDFNSYAQESSVVTPECCLDTYRLGKTLRKRGLNSADVVENIQEIESEVNVQLEHWLARGSEIFMNCHGEYLTDSRYWQCDLGEASTAIIPCGGTHAAGLFEMKEIAVTLVLLDEQTIEMHTQVTPNREK, from the coding sequence ATGCAGATAACACCCACTAAGGTTCGCTTTTGTCATCAGACCTGGCAGTTGGAGAGTGACATTGTACTCACTTCAGCCAATGAACATTCTCTTTATGTCGTGACTCAGCACACTCCATTTCATCCGGTCAGTCATATTTGGCCAGATCATCCTGCAGATCGGGGAAGTCTTATCGCGGATGGCAAAGAGTGGCCCATCATCGGTTGTTGGGTTGGCGCTGTAGAGTGCTCTACAGGGCGCCTGTTTGTTGATCAAGCGATACCTGTAAAGCGAGATACAGAGGGATGGAGCTTCGTAGTGGTTCATGAAATTGAAGCCGAGCGTGGGCAACTTTCTGTTGGAAGCAAAGTACGATTGAGTGTCGACAAAGAATATCAACAAAGCCTGAGTCGAGGTCACAGTGCAGGGCATTTAGCCTATCTGGCATTGAATAAAGTCTTGGCGCAAGGTTACTGGCGCAAAGATGCCGATCGCAAAGACCCTCATGGTTACTATGATTTTAACAGTTATGCTCAAGAGAGTAGCGTTGTGACGCCAGAGTGTTGTCTAGACACCTATCGACTGGGAAAAACGCTACGCAAAAGAGGGCTGAACAGTGCTGATGTGGTGGAAAATATTCAAGAGATTGAATCCGAGGTCAATGTACAGCTTGAGCACTGGCTTGCTCGCGGATCCGAAATATTCATGAACTGTCATGGCGAATATTTAACCGACTCTCGTTACTGGCAATGTGATTTGGGAGAAGCCTCAACGGCGATTATCCCTTGTGGGGGAACGCATGCTGCTGGGCTGTTCGAAATGAAAGAGATTGCCGTTACATTGGTGCTGTTGGATGAGCAGACCATTGAAATGCACACGCAAGTCACGCCCAACAGAGAAAAATGA